Proteins from a genomic interval of Rhizobium etli CFN 42:
- a CDS encoding SMODS domain-containing nucleotidyltransferase, with protein MVPNARFLELLQDIEPSTTTKTNSSKAHTGVRDHLKVQDDFKTKIVRDFLSGSYARNTSIRPKTDADGVVRPDVDIIIVTNYTTDDEPEDVLNDLCAALEDGGDGYEVERINKRSVKLITPLAEMDVVPVIEWGEQYKIPDRETGEWKLTDPPGHINWSRDRNNDFGGRLKPLVKLFKWWRRENNSGKRPKGFVLEVLTALHAPQDETHYGEAFAKMLENIRQAYAFQAEMDIKPVILDPSVAGSDILAKVSITQWKAFMDKVKTYADYARKAQSTDNMDDATWYWRKVFGSRFPATETEKVAKASNLLEKAAATAGTSSYVFPDAMAAPTKPRGFA; from the coding sequence ATGGTCCCGAACGCGCGTTTTCTCGAACTCCTCCAAGACATCGAACCCAGCACCACTACGAAAACCAATTCATCAAAAGCCCATACGGGCGTCCGAGATCACCTGAAAGTACAGGACGACTTTAAGACGAAAATCGTGAGGGACTTTCTCTCCGGAAGCTACGCGCGTAACACCTCCATCCGTCCCAAGACGGATGCCGACGGCGTGGTGCGTCCCGACGTCGATATCATCATCGTCACCAACTATACGACGGATGACGAACCTGAGGATGTTCTCAACGATCTTTGCGCCGCTCTCGAGGACGGAGGCGACGGCTACGAGGTCGAGCGCATTAACAAACGGTCCGTCAAGCTGATCACGCCCCTTGCCGAAATGGATGTCGTGCCGGTGATCGAATGGGGAGAGCAATACAAGATTCCGGATCGTGAAACAGGCGAATGGAAGCTGACCGACCCGCCTGGCCATATCAACTGGAGCCGCGATCGGAACAATGATTTCGGCGGTCGCCTTAAGCCGCTTGTCAAGCTGTTCAAGTGGTGGCGCCGCGAAAACAACTCCGGCAAACGCCCCAAGGGCTTCGTGCTTGAAGTGCTAACGGCGCTGCACGCCCCGCAAGACGAAACCCACTACGGTGAAGCCTTCGCCAAAATGCTGGAGAACATCCGTCAGGCATATGCATTCCAGGCCGAAATGGACATCAAGCCTGTCATCCTTGACCCGTCTGTCGCTGGCAGCGACATCCTTGCCAAGGTGTCAATAACGCAGTGGAAGGCATTTATGGACAAGGTGAAAACCTATGCCGACTACGCACGGAAAGCTCAGTCAACCGACAACATGGATGACGCGACGTGGTATTGGCGCAAGGTGTTCGGCAGCCGATTTCCTGCGACCGAAACTGAAAAGGTTGCCAAGGCCAGCAACCTGCTTGAGAAGGCGGCCGCTACGGCGGGTACCTCGTCCTATGTGTTTCCGGATGCCATGGCCGCTCCCACGAAGCCCCGCGGATTTGCATGA
- a CDS encoding ThiF family adenylyltransferase, whose product MSIWWLNNTVRVAREKEAVENLATETEWFVLDRWEIHDYKFAAIGSIVAHGATYPIRLVYPDNFPLVPAWVEPQDPEAKWSYHQYGKGGALCLELRPDNWTSRANGADVLRSAYGLLNLENPLGDGEKGKVTSAHNVGEIQKYNWGESPVFIGQECLTRLLSGDIQDVNALRWSASDKVWPIFLSDAVDRQGVQRPPSADLNTWRLHVPVALVSGKVPDGLPSERSTFISTLWESSPVEGEVNFVTVFIEDDGINVFHVLSDNAYHRKVYVLPPETGLRSGRAPSAQAKKVAVVGAGSVGSKVAEMLLRSGIDTLRIFDGDVFLPGNLERHVLDWRDVGYHKVHGLKRRLLHIVPGADIMTIDQNLNWQKSARTNALHFDLITACDIIVDASGDPATSMLLGALAFENKKPFVSVEVFEGGIGALVAPSVPERNAAYTLGREALLNWTDEKGRVVPLSAGDRAYEAISDDGDIIVADDAAISMAASHAARVVLDILDDKLDDFRWLLIGFRKEWAFDMHGHVIALDVGGPSEWNNNTEDADAQKFVIEIAGELLDVLKAFTQ is encoded by the coding sequence ATGAGCATCTGGTGGCTTAACAACACCGTCCGCGTTGCCCGGGAAAAAGAAGCGGTAGAGAATCTGGCGACCGAGACAGAGTGGTTCGTTTTGGATCGCTGGGAGATACACGATTACAAGTTTGCGGCTATCGGCTCGATCGTCGCGCACGGCGCCACCTACCCTATCCGTCTCGTTTATCCGGACAACTTTCCGCTCGTGCCTGCCTGGGTGGAGCCGCAAGACCCTGAAGCGAAATGGTCCTATCATCAATACGGCAAAGGCGGTGCGCTTTGTCTCGAGCTGCGCCCCGACAACTGGACGTCCCGCGCTAACGGGGCAGATGTTCTGCGTAGTGCCTATGGCTTGCTCAACCTCGAGAACCCGTTGGGAGATGGGGAGAAGGGCAAGGTTACCTCGGCCCATAATGTCGGTGAGATCCAGAAATATAACTGGGGCGAGTCACCAGTCTTCATCGGGCAGGAATGCCTGACACGTCTATTGAGTGGTGACATTCAAGACGTTAATGCCTTGCGGTGGTCGGCCTCGGACAAGGTTTGGCCCATCTTCCTCAGCGACGCCGTTGACCGCCAGGGTGTTCAACGGCCACCATCGGCGGATCTGAACACTTGGCGGCTTCACGTGCCCGTAGCTCTGGTCAGCGGGAAAGTGCCCGATGGTCTTCCGTCAGAGCGAAGCACCTTCATATCGACCCTATGGGAAAGTTCGCCGGTGGAAGGCGAAGTGAACTTCGTAACCGTGTTCATCGAAGATGATGGCATTAACGTCTTCCATGTGCTGTCGGATAATGCCTATCATCGCAAAGTTTATGTCCTGCCTCCCGAAACGGGCCTGCGCTCCGGTCGCGCACCCTCTGCTCAAGCCAAGAAAGTAGCCGTTGTCGGGGCCGGTTCGGTGGGCTCGAAAGTTGCGGAAATGCTGTTGCGCAGCGGGATTGACACGCTGCGCATCTTCGATGGAGATGTCTTCCTGCCGGGTAATCTGGAGCGCCATGTTCTTGACTGGCGGGATGTCGGATATCACAAGGTCCATGGCCTGAAGCGCCGGCTTCTTCATATCGTTCCAGGCGCCGATATCATGACCATCGACCAGAACTTGAACTGGCAGAAATCTGCCAGAACCAATGCTCTTCATTTCGATCTGATTACGGCCTGCGATATCATCGTGGATGCCTCTGGTGATCCCGCAACATCGATGCTGCTCGGCGCTCTTGCTTTCGAGAACAAGAAGCCATTCGTTTCCGTGGAAGTGTTCGAAGGGGGGATCGGGGCCTTGGTTGCGCCGTCCGTGCCGGAGCGAAATGCCGCTTATACCCTTGGCCGAGAGGCGCTGCTGAACTGGACAGATGAAAAAGGGCGCGTAGTGCCACTTTCGGCCGGCGATAGGGCTTATGAGGCAATCAGCGATGACGGCGATATTATCGTCGCGGATGATGCAGCGATCAGCATGGCCGCCTCGCATGCCGCCCGCGTTGTGCTCGACATTCTTGACGACAAGCTTGACGATTTCCGGTGGTTGCTGATTGGCTTCCGGAAGGAATGGGCCTTTGACATGCACGGCCATGTAATCGCTCTCGATGTCGGTGGTCCGTCGGAGTGGAATAATAATACCGAGGATGCCGACGCCCAGAAATTTGTAATCGAGATTGCCGGAGAATTGCTGGATGTTCTTAAAGCTTTCACCCAGTGA
- a CDS encoding Mov34/MPN/PAD-1 family protein: MFLKLSPSELATLTTALRSAGDKEIGGQLFGEQIEPSHFRVSTMTIQARRGTFSRFLVDILQAVRDATRFFDRTHHQYRRYNYIGEWHSHPSFEVRPSGVDVQSMRDLVRDPDFKGSFAVLMIVRLRADKFEAGAWLFDPRGFEQNVKLEMDA; encoded by the coding sequence ATGTTCTTAAAGCTTTCACCCAGTGAACTGGCAACTCTGACGACTGCCCTCAGGAGCGCAGGCGACAAGGAGATCGGGGGCCAGCTGTTCGGCGAACAGATTGAGCCCTCACATTTCCGCGTATCCACCATGACGATTCAGGCCCGGCGCGGCACTTTCAGCCGGTTCCTGGTCGACATCCTACAGGCCGTACGCGATGCAACACGATTCTTCGACCGGACGCACCACCAATATCGCCGCTACAACTACATCGGCGAGTGGCACAGCCACCCCAGCTTTGAAGTCCGCCCCAGTGGAGTCGACGTCCAGAGCATGAGGGATCTGGTCAGGGATCCGGATTTCAAGGGCAGCTTCGCAGTTTTGATGATCGTGCGCTTGCGCGCCGACAAATTCGAGGCGGGCGCCTGGCTTTTTGATCCACGCGGCTTTGAGCAAAACGTAAAATTGGAAATGGACGCATGA